A stretch of Desulfobacter hydrogenophilus DNA encodes these proteins:
- a CDS encoding ABC transporter substrate-binding protein: MQILKHFFCLILFFFLISSVSVMAADKGHFSIKPGTNDGKKWRIGYFEGGEYVNYQLNFLGIVRGLMDMGWMETAKIPDQSGEQTAKLWQWLVNSTNSRYIEFVKDAHYTGNWDTPLIEKMVPQIISRLNNKKDIDLIIAAGTKAGLKLATNDHTVPTLVISTTDPLTAGIIKSVADSGFDHVHARVDPYRHERQIKLFHDIIGFNKLGIAYQDTEQGRSYAALDSVKKVADERGFKIVPCFTTDEGADVKKDEESVKKCFATLGKSADAIYVTTQNGVNADSIPELVNIANKYRIPTFTQSHSEQVKYGFLMSISRANFQYVGRFYAKTMAKIFNGAKPRDIAQLFEDPPKIAINLKTAELIGYDPPVDVLSAADEIVEDIEIPKK, translated from the coding sequence ATGCAAATATTAAAACATTTTTTTTGTTTAATTCTGTTTTTTTTCCTGATTTCCTCTGTTTCGGTCATGGCTGCTGACAAGGGTCATTTCAGCATAAAGCCAGGTACGAATGATGGCAAAAAATGGCGGATCGGGTATTTTGAGGGTGGCGAATACGTTAATTACCAACTCAATTTTCTGGGGATTGTCAGGGGATTGATGGACATGGGATGGATGGAAACGGCCAAAATTCCGGATCAGTCCGGTGAGCAAACCGCCAAATTGTGGCAGTGGTTGGTAAATAGCACCAACAGCAGGTACATTGAATTTGTCAAGGATGCGCATTACACCGGTAACTGGGACACTCCGCTTATTGAAAAGATGGTGCCGCAAATTATTTCACGTCTGAATAATAAAAAAGATATTGATTTGATCATTGCGGCTGGAACCAAGGCCGGTCTCAAGCTTGCCACAAATGACCACACAGTGCCTACACTTGTTATCTCAACCACGGACCCACTGACTGCCGGTATTATTAAAAGCGTTGCCGATTCGGGTTTTGATCATGTTCATGCCCGGGTTGATCCCTACCGCCATGAACGTCAGATTAAGCTTTTTCATGACATTATCGGATTCAATAAACTTGGTATTGCCTACCAGGATACTGAGCAGGGTCGCAGTTACGCAGCACTGGACAGTGTCAAAAAAGTGGCAGATGAGCGTGGATTTAAAATTGTTCCCTGTTTCACCACAGATGAAGGTGCAGATGTCAAAAAAGACGAGGAAAGTGTAAAAAAATGCTTTGCAACTTTAGGGAAGAGCGCTGATGCCATTTATGTTACCACTCAGAACGGTGTAAATGCAGACAGTATTCCCGAGCTTGTAAATATAGCCAATAAATACCGGATTCCTACCTTTACCCAGTCCCATTCCGAGCAGGTAAAATATGGATTCTTAATGAGTATATCCAGGGCAAATTTTCAATATGTCGGGCGGTTTTATGCCAAGACCATGGCCAAAATATTCAACGGAGCTAAACCAAGGGATATCGCGCAGTTGTTTGAAGACCCCCCGAAAATTGCCATTAATTTAAAAACTGCTGAATTGATCGGTTATGATCCGCCTGTTGATGTTTTAAGTGCAGCAGATGAAATAGTT
- a CDS encoding amino acid ABC transporter permease: MKNSILEEKVPFWLDPDKRAIAYQALTVIMVGLLAWYLISNTLANLERQNIASGFGFMDKEAGFEIGESLIPYSAADSYARALVVGILNTLKVSVLGIALCLVLGVFVGISRLSDNWLVKKLAGIYIEVMQNIPILLQLFFWYALFYEALPPVKQALNPFPGMYLCNRGVIMAAPVSHPAHVYMFIAFGLGIVGALILKSWAWRRLTSSGKDFPVFWTSLGIIIGLPFLIWLLFGAPHTMDVPKLKGFNFKGGLMLSPEFIALLLGLVIYTSAFVAEIVRAGIQAIDRGQTEAAMSLGLKKSLILNLVILPQALRVIIPPLTSQMLNLLKNSSLAIAIGYPDFVSVANTTINITGQSIEGVALIMGCYLMFSLTTSLFMNWYNKKSQLVER, from the coding sequence ATGAAAAACAGTATTTTGGAAGAAAAAGTACCGTTTTGGCTGGACCCGGATAAACGGGCCATTGCCTACCAGGCACTGACCGTAATCATGGTGGGCCTTTTAGCCTGGTATCTGATCTCAAACACTCTGGCCAACCTTGAGCGACAAAATATTGCCTCTGGTTTCGGCTTCATGGATAAAGAAGCAGGCTTTGAAATCGGTGAAAGCCTGATCCCCTATTCGGCTGCAGACTCCTACGCCAGAGCGTTGGTCGTCGGCATCCTGAATACGCTTAAAGTCAGTGTCCTCGGCATTGCTTTGTGTCTTGTCCTCGGCGTATTTGTCGGTATATCCAGACTATCCGACAACTGGTTGGTGAAAAAACTGGCCGGCATTTACATTGAAGTCATGCAGAACATACCGATTTTGCTTCAGCTTTTCTTCTGGTATGCCCTTTTCTACGAAGCCCTGCCCCCGGTCAAACAAGCCCTGAATCCTTTTCCCGGTATGTATCTGTGTAATCGGGGAGTCATCATGGCGGCCCCGGTCTCCCATCCGGCCCATGTCTACATGTTTATTGCTTTCGGCTTAGGGATTGTGGGAGCATTGATCCTGAAATCCTGGGCCTGGCGGCGACTGACATCATCCGGAAAGGATTTTCCTGTTTTCTGGACCTCTTTGGGCATTATTATCGGCCTGCCGTTTCTGATATGGTTACTCTTTGGTGCACCGCATACCATGGATGTCCCTAAACTGAAGGGATTTAATTTCAAAGGCGGACTGATGCTTTCGCCTGAATTCATTGCCCTGCTGTTAGGCCTTGTAATTTACACATCAGCCTTTGTGGCAGAGATTGTACGCGCCGGTATCCAGGCCATCGACCGGGGCCAGACAGAAGCGGCCATGTCCCTTGGGCTTAAAAAAAGCCTTATCCTCAACCTGGTTATCCTTCCCCAGGCCCTTCGCGTCATCATCCCGCCGTTGACAAGCCAGATGCTCAACCTGCTTAAAAATTCGTCGCTGGCCATTGCCATCGGATATCCGGACTTTGTTTCTGTGGCCAACACCACCATTAACATCACCGGACAGTCCATTGAGGGGGTTGCACTGATCATGGGATGCTATCTTATGTTTAGCCTGACCACCTCCCTGTTCATGAACTGGTACAACAAAAAATCGCAATTGGTGGAAAGATAA
- the trhA gene encoding PAQR family membrane homeostasis protein TrhA translates to MCICEKFLREPVNAISHGAGAVGAIAALTLMVISAALYADVWHVVSFSIFGGTLILMYASSCLYHALKISDRALTVFRRIDHIMIFVVIVGSYTPLCLVPLRGAWGWSLLGAVWAIACAGIFIKILFMGAPRWISTVIYLVMGWLCVIAAYPLVKNLEPGALMWLAAGGLFYTVGAVIYSLKRPNPFPRILGFHEIWHCFVILGSASHFWLSFKYLMYI, encoded by the coding sequence ATGTGTATATGTGAAAAATTTCTAAGGGAACCTGTCAATGCCATCTCTCACGGGGCCGGAGCAGTGGGCGCCATAGCTGCATTGACGTTAATGGTGATATCTGCGGCCCTGTATGCCGATGTCTGGCATGTGGTGTCTTTCTCTATCTTTGGCGGAACTCTCATTCTAATGTACGCTTCAAGTTGCCTCTATCATGCCTTAAAAATTTCAGACCGGGCATTAACAGTTTTCCGCCGCATCGACCATATCATGATATTTGTTGTCATTGTAGGCTCCTACACCCCGTTGTGTCTTGTCCCTTTGCGGGGGGCATGGGGCTGGAGCCTTTTGGGGGCCGTATGGGCCATTGCGTGTGCCGGTATATTCATTAAGATTCTTTTTATGGGAGCGCCCAGATGGATTTCCACCGTGATATATCTTGTCATGGGCTGGCTTTGCGTGATTGCCGCATATCCCCTGGTTAAAAATCTGGAACCCGGTGCTTTAATGTGGCTGGCCGCAGGGGGGCTTTTCTACACCGTCGGCGCTGTTATTTACAGCTTGAAAAGGCCCAATCCCTTTCCCCGGATTCTGGGTTTTCACGAGATCTGGCACTGCTTTGTCATTTTGGGTAGTGCTTCTCATTTCTGGCTCTCGTTTAAATATTTAATGTACATCTGA
- a CDS encoding amino acid ABC transporter substrate-binding protein — protein sequence MKRLNIAFICIISLVLVSVAGAGTLDDVRARGYLKAGVNGDLFGFSKPDKNGEWKGLDVDAAKAVAAAVFGDATKVQFTTLTAVQRLPAVQSGEVDVLCRNTTVTLSRETKNALNFVHPNYYDGQGFLVSKKLGVKSAKDLDGATVCVLPGTTTEMNVADYFRGQGMDWKPVVIEKTAELAKAFFAGRCDVLTSDASQLAGARAIAQTPTDYEILPEIISKEPLAPVVKHGDDQWYDIVNWTIMAMIQAEEFGITSQNVDKMLKSKKPDIKRFLGVTPGMGAQLGLDNKWAYNIVKQVGNYGESFDRTVGPNTPLRLQRGLNALWTEGGLMYASPIR from the coding sequence ATGAAGCGGTTAAATATTGCGTTTATCTGTATCATTTCACTGGTTCTCGTATCTGTTGCCGGAGCAGGAACACTGGATGACGTTAGAGCCCGCGGCTATCTTAAAGCCGGTGTAAACGGCGACCTGTTCGGGTTCAGCAAGCCAGACAAAAACGGCGAATGGAAAGGCCTGGATGTTGATGCAGCCAAAGCCGTTGCAGCCGCTGTTTTTGGCGATGCAACCAAGGTTCAATTTACTACATTGACCGCTGTACAGCGTTTGCCGGCAGTACAATCCGGTGAAGTGGACGTACTGTGCCGCAATACGACCGTAACCCTTTCTAGAGAAACCAAAAACGCCCTTAACTTTGTTCATCCCAACTACTATGACGGCCAGGGTTTTCTTGTATCCAAAAAACTGGGTGTCAAAAGTGCAAAAGACCTGGACGGTGCGACTGTCTGTGTTCTTCCCGGTACCACCACTGAGATGAATGTTGCCGACTACTTCAGGGGCCAAGGCATGGACTGGAAACCCGTTGTTATTGAAAAAACCGCAGAGCTGGCCAAGGCCTTTTTTGCCGGCCGTTGCGATGTGCTTACATCTGATGCGTCCCAGCTGGCTGGTGCCCGGGCGATAGCGCAGACACCGACTGATTATGAAATTCTACCGGAAATTATATCAAAGGAACCTTTGGCGCCTGTTGTCAAGCACGGTGATGACCAGTGGTATGATATTGTTAACTGGACCATCATGGCCATGATCCAGGCTGAAGAATTCGGCATTACGTCCCAAAATGTTGATAAAATGCTCAAATCCAAAAAACCGGATATCAAGCGTTTCCTTGGCGTAACGCCGGGTATGGGCGCCCAATTAGGCCTTGATAACAAATGGGCCTACAATATTGTAAAACAGGTGGGCAACTATGGTGAAAGTTTTGACCGCACCGTCGGCCCCAATACTCCACTTAGGCTGCAAAGAGGCCTCAATGCCTTGTGGACCGAAGGCGGTCTGATGTATGCATCGCCCATCAGATAG
- a CDS encoding NUDIX hydrolase has translation MDIYKKEQITDYPHLNLIRADYKDRGGMNKSWLYASRQNSAEPDAVVIVPFHERENKLVLIKEFRVPLGGFQYGFPAGLVDSGESIVQAGRRELYEETGLTVVNVIKQSPAIFSSAGLTDESISLLYVACDGSANIEHNEASELIEVKMLSQDQAVNCMRQDNILFDVKTWIVLDRFASTGQVV, from the coding sequence GTGGACATATATAAAAAAGAACAGATAACGGATTATCCTCATCTGAATTTAATTCGCGCCGATTACAAAGACAGGGGCGGCATGAATAAGTCTTGGCTGTATGCGTCCAGGCAAAATTCGGCCGAGCCCGATGCCGTAGTGATTGTCCCGTTCCATGAACGGGAGAATAAATTGGTCCTTATCAAAGAATTCCGGGTGCCCTTAGGCGGGTTTCAGTATGGTTTTCCCGCAGGCCTTGTGGATTCCGGCGAAAGTATTGTCCAGGCCGGCCGGCGCGAACTATATGAAGAAACCGGCTTAACTGTTGTGAATGTGATAAAGCAAAGCCCCGCGATATTCTCTTCAGCAGGATTAACAGACGAAAGCATCAGCCTTTTGTATGTGGCATGTGACGGATCGGCAAATATCGAGCATAACGAGGCTTCCGAATTGATTGAGGTAAAAATGCTCTCCCAAGACCAGGCCGTCAACTGTATGCGCCAAGACAATATTCTGTTTGATGTAAAAACATGGATTGTTCTGGACCGGTTCGCTTCAACAGGCCAGGTGGTATAG
- a CDS encoding KH domain-containing protein has product MKELITLMAKALVDDPEKVEVQEIKAQQTVVLELRVAKEDLGKVIGRKGRTAQAMRTILSCASAKEQKRVILEIVE; this is encoded by the coding sequence ATGAAAGAGTTGATTACACTGATGGCGAAAGCGCTGGTTGATGATCCTGAAAAGGTTGAAGTACAAGAGATCAAAGCTCAGCAAACCGTTGTTCTGGAACTGCGGGTGGCCAAAGAAGATCTAGGAAAAGTGATCGGCAGAAAAGGTCGGACAGCCCAGGCCATGCGCACTATCCTTTCCTGTGCTTCTGCAAAGGAACAGAAAAGAGTCATTCTGGAGATTGTTGAATAG
- a CDS encoding macro domain-containing protein, translated as MKCVKGDLIQLARQGQFDLIIHGCNCFCTMDAGIAKQIRTQFPQAWEADLATESGDRSKLGSYSKACVNTPSSKLYVINAYTQYHYSGDGVLVDYDAIAKVFTTLKRQFSGNRMGYPKIGAGLAKGDWKIIRKIIDSALEGEAHTLIELS; from the coding sequence ATGAAATGCGTCAAAGGCGATTTAATTCAGCTGGCCCGGCAAGGGCAGTTTGATCTCATTATTCACGGCTGCAACTGTTTTTGCACCATGGACGCCGGAATTGCCAAACAGATCCGCACCCAATTTCCCCAAGCCTGGGAAGCCGACCTTGCAACGGAATCCGGTGACAGATCTAAACTTGGCAGTTATTCAAAGGCATGCGTAAATACGCCATCCAGCAAGTTATATGTGATCAATGCCTACACCCAATATCACTATTCGGGGGACGGGGTGCTGGTTGATTATGATGCCATAGCAAAGGTTTTTACCACACTGAAAAGACAATTCAGCGGTAATCGCATGGGATATCCTAAAATTGGGGCCGGGCTTGCCAAAGGCGACTGGAAAATTATCCGTAAAATAATAGACAGCGCTCTGGAAGGCGAGGCTCACACGCTGATTGAGCTTAGTTAA
- a CDS encoding amino acid ABC transporter permease, whose translation MTVTPINIEEIKSIKLPVTQRGVIGWFKENLFNGIFNSVLTLIILAFLLKFLPPFIQWAFIKASWFTTPDVCKQCEGACWSVVFKNLRFVIFGFYPHDLHWRPFTAMMILFVLLFFSSNRRFWVRKLAYAWPIGLVAMGILMKGGILGLTSVNSMKWGGLPLTLLLSVFGLTAAYPLGVILALGRGSKMPLIRLMSVAYIELIRGVPLISLLFMSSIIFPLFLPEGLTINNILRAQVAIILFTGAYVAEVVRGGLQAMPKGQFEAADAIGLNYVQTMRLIILPQALKIVIPPTVSVLISAFKDTSLVVIIALFDFLMTAKNVIQNPEWMGFSTEMYLFVSLIYFLGCFSMSNFSRKLERELDTDKR comes from the coding sequence ATGACTGTCACCCCCATAAATATTGAGGAAATAAAAAGTATCAAACTACCGGTGACCCAAAGAGGCGTCATTGGCTGGTTTAAGGAAAACCTGTTTAATGGAATTTTTAATTCCGTTTTAACCCTCATTATCCTTGCCTTCCTCCTTAAATTTCTTCCACCCTTTATTCAGTGGGCCTTTATCAAGGCATCCTGGTTCACGACCCCGGATGTCTGCAAACAATGCGAAGGGGCCTGCTGGTCCGTGGTATTTAAAAACTTACGGTTTGTTATTTTCGGTTTTTACCCCCATGATCTTCACTGGCGGCCCTTTACGGCCATGATGATCCTTTTTGTGCTGTTATTTTTCTCCAGCAACCGCAGATTCTGGGTAAGAAAGCTGGCATACGCTTGGCCGATCGGTCTTGTGGCCATGGGGATTCTCATGAAGGGCGGAATTTTAGGATTAACCTCTGTGAACTCCATGAAATGGGGGGGGCTACCTTTAACACTGCTGCTTTCCGTCTTTGGACTGACCGCAGCATACCCCCTGGGTGTCATTCTCGCCCTTGGCAGGGGATCAAAGATGCCGTTGATCCGGCTGATGTCTGTTGCCTATATTGAACTTATCAGGGGCGTACCTCTCATTTCACTGCTTTTTATGTCATCCATTATTTTCCCATTATTTCTGCCCGAAGGGCTCACCATCAACAATATTCTTCGGGCACAGGTCGCCATTATTCTGTTTACGGGCGCCTATGTGGCCGAAGTGGTCAGAGGTGGGTTGCAGGCCATGCCCAAGGGGCAGTTTGAGGCCGCAGATGCCATAGGCCTGAACTACGTCCAGACCATGCGCTTGATTATTCTACCCCAGGCCCTTAAAATCGTCATCCCGCCCACAGTCAGCGTTCTGATTTCCGCGTTCAAGGACACCTCCCTTGTGGTTATCATTGCCCTGTTTGATTTTTTGATGACCGCAAAAAACGTCATCCAGAACCCTGAATGGATGGGATTTTCCACCGAAATGTATCTTTTTGTGTCCCTGATTTATTTTTTAGGCTGTTTTTCTATGTCCAATTTTTCACGCAAGCTTGAGCGGGAACTGGATACGGACAAACGATAA
- a CDS encoding amino acid ABC transporter ATP-binding protein has product MIQIQSLNKWYGDFHVLKNINLEVRKQEKIVICGPSGSGKSTLIRCINRLEEHQKGKIIVDDIELTNNLKNIEKIRTEVGMVFQHFNLFPHLSILDNLTIGPIWVRKTPKKEAEETAMFYLEKVKIAEQANKFPGQLSGGQQQRVAIARSLCMKPKVMLFDEPTSALDPEMVKEVLDVMVQLSEEGMTMIVVTHEMGFAKTVAQRVMLMDEGMILEENNPTDFFEHPEHERTKFFLSQILN; this is encoded by the coding sequence ATTATCCAGATACAGAGCCTGAACAAATGGTATGGCGATTTCCATGTATTAAAAAACATCAACCTGGAAGTCAGAAAGCAGGAGAAAATAGTCATCTGCGGGCCTTCGGGTTCGGGAAAATCTACTTTGATCAGATGTATTAACCGTCTGGAAGAACACCAGAAGGGAAAAATCATTGTTGACGATATAGAACTGACTAACAATTTGAAAAATATTGAAAAGATTCGTACGGAAGTGGGTATGGTTTTCCAGCATTTCAATCTTTTCCCCCATCTGAGCATCTTGGACAACCTGACCATAGGCCCAATATGGGTAAGAAAAACACCAAAAAAAGAAGCCGAAGAAACCGCCATGTTCTATCTTGAAAAAGTCAAAATCGCAGAACAGGCAAATAAATTTCCAGGCCAGCTTTCCGGTGGGCAGCAGCAGCGGGTGGCCATTGCCAGAAGCCTTTGCATGAAGCCCAAAGTGATGCTTTTTGATGAACCCACCTCGGCCCTGGACCCAGAAATGGTCAAAGAAGTTCTGGATGTCATGGTCCAGCTTTCCGAAGAGGGCATGACCATGATTGTGGTCACCCATGAAATGGGGTTTGCCAAAACCGTAGCCCAGCGGGTCATGCTCATGGATGAAGGAATGATTCTTGAGGAAAATAATCCCACGGATTTCTTTGAGCATCCCGAGCATGAACGCACCAAGTTCTTCTTAAGTCAGATTTTAAACTAA
- the argC gene encoding N-acetyl-gamma-glutamyl-phosphate reductase, with the protein MIKTAIVGASGYTGLELVKLISNHPEASLEAVTSNSYQGKSFTDIFPSMRGFESLICTSFDAKALSGKVDVVFLALPHKVSMAFAPELIDQGIKVIDLSADFRFDDAKAYEAVYQPHTALNLLEESVYGLCELNREQIRNARIIGNPGCYPTSILMPLVPLLKEKLIFPQGLISDSKSGVSGAGRSLSLTTHFCEVNESFGPYKVGNHRHTPEINEVLTKAAGETVSLTFVPHLVPVIRGMVSTIYAQICEGVDEKQIRNALNKWYKNEPFIRILPPDKFPNMSHIKGTNCCDIGFYLEAESGRLILVSAIDNLLKGAAGQAVQNMNIMFSIDEKAGLDWVQTPL; encoded by the coding sequence ATGATTAAAACAGCAATTGTGGGCGCATCAGGCTATACCGGCCTGGAACTTGTCAAACTGATTTCCAACCACCCTGAGGCCAGCCTCGAAGCAGTCACCTCAAACTCGTACCAGGGCAAATCATTTACCGACATCTTTCCTTCCATGCGCGGATTTGAATCCCTGATATGCACGTCCTTTGATGCCAAAGCGCTTTCAGGTAAAGTGGATGTCGTATTTCTGGCCTTGCCCCACAAGGTTTCCATGGCATTTGCACCCGAACTCATAGATCAGGGTATAAAAGTTATAGATCTATCAGCGGACTTCAGGTTTGATGATGCCAAAGCATATGAAGCGGTATATCAGCCCCACACCGCCCTCAATCTTCTGGAAGAAAGCGTTTACGGTTTGTGTGAACTCAACCGTGAGCAGATCAGAAACGCAAGGATAATTGGGAACCCCGGGTGTTACCCAACATCCATCCTTATGCCTCTGGTTCCGCTGCTCAAGGAAAAGCTGATTTTCCCCCAGGGCCTGATTTCAGATTCGAAATCCGGGGTCAGCGGGGCAGGACGCTCTCTTTCCCTGACCACCCATTTTTGTGAGGTAAACGAGTCCTTTGGTCCCTATAAAGTGGGTAATCACAGGCACACCCCTGAAATCAACGAAGTGTTGACTAAAGCTGCCGGGGAAACAGTGTCCCTGACCTTTGTTCCCCACCTGGTACCCGTAATCCGTGGTATGGTTTCAACCATTTATGCCCAAATTTGTGAAGGTGTCGACGAAAAACAAATTCGCAACGCCCTAAATAAATGGTATAAAAATGAACCGTTCATCAGGATTCTGCCCCCGGATAAATTTCCGAACATGTCCCATATCAAGGGAACAAACTGTTGCGATATCGGTTTTTACCTGGAAGCTGAATCGGGCCGTCTTATACTGGTTTCAGCCATTGATAACTTGCTCAAGGGAGCTGCCGGCCAGGCAGTACAGAATATGAACATCATGTTCTCCATTGACGAAAAAGCAGGGTTGGATTGGGTGCAAACCCCGCTGTAA
- a CDS encoding iron-sulfur cluster assembly scaffold protein, with protein MVTEITIQDSERKMLSEAGYGEPAIEYYLGKKHMGSIEDANQISFKVGSCGDTMKIYLKVDEHEIVQDAKYEIAGCAGAISAAMATVDLVKGKTIEQALEINDGDVFRVLESIPEKKHHCIQLAVKTMHQGLEEFQTTHVS; from the coding sequence GTGGTCACAGAAATTACAATACAGGATTCAGAACGTAAAATGCTGTCCGAAGCCGGATATGGGGAACCGGCTATTGAATATTATCTTGGAAAAAAACATATGGGTTCCATTGAAGATGCGAACCAAATTTCCTTTAAAGTTGGTTCCTGCGGTGATACAATGAAAATCTATTTAAAAGTTGATGAACACGAAATTGTTCAGGATGCCAAATATGAGATCGCAGGATGTGCAGGTGCCATCTCTGCGGCAATGGCGACTGTTGATCTTGTCAAGGGAAAAACTATTGAGCAGGCTTTAGAAATAAATGACGGAGATGTTTTCAGGGTCCTTGAAAGTATACCGGAAAAAAAGCATCATTGTATCCAACTGGCAGTCAAAACAATGCATCAGGGCCTTGAGGAATTTCAAACGACACACGTTTCTTAA
- a CDS encoding M48 family metallopeptidase: MFSNFIYFLAALVIYTTSELFDKPSGVDLGAIGFCLASTAVFALVCRLCFNRLSALGQSLATQDIDQRVNTAVSRLSIVALVLFAVNIYGFRVNHLLSGIALFQWVPTLGAMLFLGLFLFYLILIWNFAYQIQKRFFTGSLTKKSFILSNVAFCLPAMLPWCLLSFLADCLGLLPFEGLNRFLNSTVGEVIYILFFVIAISVFGPVLIQRLWGCRPLAPGFDRQRIEKTCRMADLKYRDILIWNLFGGGMITAGVMGIVGRFRYILVTPALLACLDDDEIQGVILHEIGHVYHRHMLFYLFFFAGFIACNFVFFEPLMLMIYLINPLHDGGTFLGLSQDTTHAAITCLILIGLFILYFRFVFGLFMRSFERQADLHIFKYSTSPSALISTFYKIASLSRQSIDKPNWHHFSIGKRIGFLEKCRMNPDLIQSHHGKVKKMIAGYLLAVGGIFFIGYSVSYGGLNTSFTRFVAGKILSRQLELNPDNSDLYVQVGDFYYDARQYEKATVAYENVLKIDPVNVHALNNLAWLLATCPDKAFQNAPRSLALARRAVDIQKEAYILDTYAEALYLNNQKSQALAAAKQALEISTQRSQYYREQVIRFEKAMQNSFF; the protein is encoded by the coding sequence GTGTTTTCAAATTTTATATATTTTCTGGCAGCCCTGGTTATTTACACTACGTCGGAGTTGTTTGACAAACCTTCGGGGGTTGACCTCGGGGCCATTGGTTTCTGCCTGGCCTCAACGGCTGTTTTTGCCCTGGTCTGCCGGCTTTGTTTCAATCGCCTGTCAGCCCTTGGGCAGTCCTTGGCGACACAGGATATTGACCAGCGGGTGAATACAGCTGTTTCACGACTTTCCATTGTGGCTCTGGTGCTTTTTGCCGTAAATATTTATGGCTTCCGTGTAAATCATTTACTATCGGGTATTGCTTTATTCCAATGGGTGCCCACCCTCGGTGCGATGTTGTTTCTTGGATTGTTTCTTTTTTATCTGATTTTGATATGGAACTTTGCCTATCAGATCCAGAAACGTTTTTTTACCGGTTCTTTGACCAAAAAAAGTTTTATCCTTTCCAATGTTGCCTTTTGCCTGCCTGCCATGCTGCCCTGGTGTCTTCTGTCTTTTTTGGCTGACTGCCTGGGACTTTTACCCTTTGAAGGACTTAATCGCTTTTTAAACTCCACAGTCGGGGAAGTGATTTACATTCTTTTTTTTGTCATTGCCATCTCTGTGTTTGGACCGGTCCTGATACAGCGTTTATGGGGATGTCGTCCACTGGCACCAGGATTTGACAGGCAGCGTATTGAAAAAACATGCCGGATGGCTGATCTCAAATACAGAGATATCCTGATTTGGAACCTGTTTGGCGGCGGTATGATCACTGCCGGTGTTATGGGGATTGTCGGTCGGTTCCGGTATATCCTGGTGACGCCGGCATTGCTTGCCTGTCTGGATGATGATGAAATTCAAGGGGTCATCCTGCATGAAATAGGTCATGTATATCACCGGCACATGCTTTTTTATTTGTTTTTCTTTGCCGGATTTATTGCCTGTAATTTTGTTTTTTTTGAACCTTTAATGCTCATGATTTATTTGATCAATCCCTTGCATGACGGGGGGACTTTTTTAGGGCTCAGTCAGGATACGACCCATGCCGCCATCACCTGTCTGATACTCATAGGGCTGTTTATTCTGTATTTTCGGTTTGTTTTTGGTCTGTTCATGCGGTCTTTTGAACGCCAGGCAGATCTGCATATTTTTAAATACTCAACTTCGCCATCGGCATTGATTTCCACCTTTTACAAGATTGCATCCCTAAGCCGCCAGTCCATTGATAAACCCAACTGGCACCATTTCAGCATTGGAAAGCGTATTGGTTTTTTGGAAAAGTGCCGGATGAACCCGGATCTGATCCAAAGCCACCATGGGAAAGTAAAAAAAATGATTGCCGGGTATCTCCTTGCTGTTGGGGGTATTTTTTTCATTGGGTACAGTGTTAGTTACGGAGGACTTAACACCTCTTTTACCCGATTTGTCGCCGGAAAAATTTTAAGCCGTCAGCTTGAGCTTAATCCTGATAATTCTGATTTATATGTGCAGGTGGGTGATTTTTATTATGATGCCCGGCAGTATGAAAAGGCCACGGTGGCCTATGAAAATGTTTTAAAAATTGATCCGGTTAATGTCCATGCCTTGAATAACCTGGCCTGGCTTCTGGCCACATGCCCGGATAAAGCCTTTCAAAACGCCCCCAGGTCTCTGGCCCTGGCCCGTCGGGCCGTGGATATCCAAAAGGAAGCATATATATTGGATACCTATGCCGAAGCCCTGTATTTGAATAATCAGAAAAGCCAGGCATTGGCGGCGGCAAAGCAGGCGCTTGAGATTTCAACCCAAAGAAGCCAATATTACAGAGAGCAGGTGATACGATTTGAAAAAGCGATGCAGAACTCTTTTTTTTGA